A part of Nitrospira sp. genomic DNA contains:
- a CDS encoding ParB/RepB/Spo0J family partition protein, with translation MEKKALGKGLGALLPSSTLSPSTEPTDVQRIRIETIVPNRYQPRHTFPPDELAELAASIKESGVLQPIMVRRKGDGIYELISGERRWRASKEAGLETIPVVIRNCSDQESLLLALVENLQREDLNPMETARAYSRMMNEFGLTQDAIATKVGRDRSSVANFVRLIHLHPELQELVHEGTLTTGHAKALLGLSSPEDQLRIGKMVASGALSVRETEKLVESSLTGKKRQHKTSHSSPWADLEARLQKRLGTKVSIHPHNQGGKIVIHYFSPEELDGVVETLLS, from the coding sequence ATGGAGAAAAAAGCCCTCGGTAAAGGCCTTGGTGCCCTCCTCCCATCCTCCACGTTGAGTCCATCTACGGAGCCGACCGATGTTCAGAGGATACGGATCGAGACGATTGTCCCCAATCGCTATCAACCACGGCACACCTTCCCGCCAGACGAACTCGCTGAACTTGCTGCGTCCATCAAGGAGAGCGGAGTGCTTCAGCCGATTATGGTCAGGCGCAAAGGGGACGGCATCTATGAACTAATCTCTGGAGAGCGCCGATGGCGCGCATCGAAAGAAGCTGGCCTAGAGACCATTCCCGTCGTTATTCGCAATTGCAGTGATCAAGAATCACTCTTGCTGGCATTGGTGGAGAATCTCCAACGGGAAGACTTGAATCCTATGGAAACGGCACGAGCCTATTCGCGTATGATGAATGAATTCGGTCTGACACAAGACGCCATTGCCACGAAAGTCGGTCGTGATCGTTCTTCCGTGGCGAACTTTGTTCGGCTAATCCATCTTCATCCTGAGCTCCAGGAGCTCGTCCACGAAGGCACCCTCACAACGGGTCACGCGAAAGCCCTCCTCGGCCTTTCATCCCCCGAAGACCAGTTGAGGATTGGCAAAATGGTGGCGTCTGGAGCTCTGTCTGTCAGGGAAACAGAAAAACTCGTGGAATCCTCCCTTACAGGAAAGAAACGGCAGCACAAGACATCTCACAGCTCCCCATGGGCGGACCTCGAAGCCAGGTTACAGAAACGGTTGGGCACAAAGGTGAGCATTCACCCTCATAATCAAGGAGGGAAGATCGTCATTCATTATTTTTCCCCCGAGGAACTTGATGGTGTTGTGGAGACCCTGCTCAGCTAA